Proteins encoded together in one Planctopirus ephydatiae window:
- a CDS encoding sulfatase-like hydrolase/transferase codes for MSLGSHPAIALWLALVAFCSQTLSAAEDVNQTSQPGRPNILVIMADDLGYADLGVQGGCEIPTPHLDQLAASGIRCTNAYVSAPYCSPSRAGFLTGKYQTRFGHEFNPHVGEEAKLGLPLEEVTIASLLGKEGYRTALIGKWHQGFSKDHHPQSRGFDEFFGFLVGGHNYLLHKDVKPRFGSAHSHDMIYRGREVEPQEGYATDLFTNEALRWMSGPPDKPWFLYLSYNAVHTPLEIAPHLQKRIPESVKLPARRSYLSLLAGLDDSIGRIMQHLSQNGLRENTLIIFLSDNGGSGRAPILAYNSGLNHPLRGDKGQTLEGGIRVPFFVSWPRQLPAGTIYEQPIISLDILPTVCQLAAKDPAKPQPLPQGIDGVNLLPYWLAQRSGSPHESLFWRFGPQKAVRAGNWKLVDWRDFPASNSSGWELYDLSTDISEKNNLAEAHPETVARLKTSWEKWNQSNIEPLWRGSKMEDPTPMTK; via the coding sequence ATGTCATTAGGAAGTCACCCGGCTATCGCACTTTGGTTGGCTCTTGTGGCATTCTGTTCACAAACCCTCTCAGCTGCCGAGGATGTAAATCAAACCAGCCAACCCGGGCGTCCCAACATTCTCGTCATCATGGCAGATGACCTGGGATACGCTGATCTGGGGGTTCAGGGAGGCTGCGAAATTCCCACGCCTCACCTGGATCAATTAGCGGCCAGTGGCATTCGCTGCACCAACGCTTACGTTTCCGCACCTTATTGCAGCCCCTCCCGCGCGGGCTTTCTCACCGGGAAGTACCAGACTCGCTTTGGACACGAGTTCAATCCCCACGTGGGCGAAGAAGCGAAACTCGGCTTGCCGCTCGAAGAAGTGACGATCGCCAGTTTATTGGGAAAAGAAGGCTATCGCACGGCCCTGATCGGCAAATGGCACCAAGGTTTCAGTAAAGATCATCATCCCCAAAGCCGGGGGTTCGATGAGTTTTTCGGCTTTCTTGTCGGTGGTCACAACTACCTGCTACATAAAGATGTCAAACCCAGGTTTGGCAGTGCTCACTCACACGACATGATCTATCGGGGCCGCGAAGTCGAACCACAGGAAGGCTACGCGACAGATCTCTTCACCAACGAAGCCCTTCGCTGGATGAGTGGCCCTCCCGACAAACCCTGGTTCTTGTATCTTTCGTACAATGCCGTCCACACACCACTCGAAATCGCCCCGCATCTGCAGAAGAGAATCCCAGAGTCTGTAAAACTCCCGGCTCGCCGAAGTTATCTATCCTTGCTCGCAGGTCTCGACGATTCGATTGGCAGGATCATGCAGCACCTCAGTCAGAACGGGCTCCGCGAGAATACACTCATCATATTCCTCAGTGATAACGGCGGGTCGGGACGCGCACCAATACTGGCGTACAACTCCGGGCTCAACCATCCCCTGCGCGGAGATAAAGGGCAAACTCTCGAAGGCGGCATCCGCGTGCCGTTCTTTGTCTCATGGCCCAGGCAGCTTCCCGCAGGCACCATCTATGAGCAGCCCATCATTTCTTTGGATATTCTGCCCACGGTTTGCCAGTTGGCCGCCAAAGATCCCGCAAAACCACAGCCACTTCCTCAAGGCATCGATGGTGTCAATCTGTTGCCCTATTGGCTGGCGCAGCGTTCGGGATCTCCTCACGAATCTCTCTTCTGGAGATTTGGCCCCCAAAAGGCTGTCCGCGCAGGAAACTGGAAGCTGGTGGATTGGCGAGATTTTCCAGCCTCAAATAGCAGTGGCTGGGAACTTTATGACCTTTCCACAGACATCAGCGAAAAAAACAACCTGGCAGAAGCTCATCCCGAAACGGTCGCACGTCTGAAAACTTCCTGGGAGAAGTGGAATCAATCCAATATCGAGCCCCTCTGGAGAGGCTCCAAGATGGAAGATCCCACTCCCATGACGAAATAA
- a CDS encoding ArnT family glycosyltransferase, with translation MRPGQRNASIASVAPQPLTRSHSIQMADWIYGSIAAIATGALLFALVPHQMYFHDEGQYAQGAERILLGELPHRDFHEMYTGGLAYLNALVFQVAGHRLDMLRYALVLLAIPVSVVSYHLLRGLKLSPWAACVLTVALFSTSLGTMHAPWANSYLMLFTLLAIAALLQDAKSPHLGWVLAAGICCGLAIAVKVTGLYTLAAIGLSLTYRGDPASPQVYPDLDFRPLSGAVWIERLWRGALALLMIALAVVLIRQHLSIHSFMYFVLPIAFAALTLVSSGGRLSWSMFGRYAVLGFGTAFPIALLLTPWLLEGAIQDFWHGVFELPRLRIGTTYYPPPPATGLLIAIPTVCCFLPIRHPWAPGVRITGLLILTSLMLYGLGDKSPSGFHTDGLLTAMSAWRWVLPIISAITCVVLTRSPQAPLSHRVGLYCLTICAACFSLNQYPFAQPIYFFFCVPLVILAAVALSLFDPSLPETTAAPGPRAMVHTGTGAVIVLAAFCLLRFGIDGTYGEFFESVGQRRQVYLSGIAVPAVYASGYNRLRELADEVLSEDQTVLAGPDCPHIYFLTGRRNPTPYMYDIFVTDPEYFSQLIELAHSDQVGMVIISRAPEFSPVWPQELVLKIAEAFSYAEEFERFIVLTKRAPASRP, from the coding sequence TTGAGACCCGGTCAACGCAACGCCTCAATCGCTTCCGTCGCCCCGCAGCCACTCACCCGCAGTCACTCAATACAGATGGCGGACTGGATCTACGGATCTATCGCCGCCATAGCGACCGGCGCACTGCTGTTTGCCCTCGTCCCGCACCAAATGTACTTCCACGACGAAGGGCAATACGCGCAGGGAGCGGAGCGCATCCTCCTTGGCGAACTGCCACACCGCGATTTTCACGAAATGTATACCGGCGGGCTGGCGTATCTGAATGCCTTGGTGTTTCAAGTCGCGGGCCATCGACTCGACATGCTTCGTTATGCACTCGTCCTCCTGGCTATACCCGTTTCCGTGGTCAGCTATCACCTTCTACGTGGCCTCAAACTGTCACCTTGGGCGGCCTGCGTGTTGACCGTCGCCCTCTTCTCAACATCCCTGGGGACGATGCATGCTCCTTGGGCAAATTCGTACCTCATGCTGTTCACGCTCCTGGCGATTGCCGCTCTCCTTCAGGACGCAAAGTCACCCCACCTTGGCTGGGTGTTGGCTGCAGGGATCTGCTGCGGGTTGGCGATAGCGGTTAAAGTCACCGGCCTCTACACTCTGGCTGCCATCGGCCTCTCTCTCACCTACCGCGGCGACCCTGCCTCCCCACAAGTTTACCCCGATCTCGATTTCAGACCCCTGTCGGGTGCCGTATGGATCGAGCGACTGTGGCGGGGTGCTCTGGCGCTTCTCATGATCGCATTGGCGGTCGTCCTCATCCGCCAACATCTGAGTATTCACTCATTCATGTACTTCGTGCTCCCGATCGCTTTTGCTGCGCTCACTTTGGTCTCCAGTGGCGGACGACTCAGCTGGAGTATGTTCGGACGTTACGCCGTACTCGGCTTTGGGACCGCCTTTCCTATCGCCTTACTGCTGACTCCTTGGTTGCTCGAAGGTGCCATTCAAGACTTCTGGCATGGAGTGTTCGAACTCCCCAGACTGCGGATAGGAACGACGTACTATCCTCCGCCACCCGCGACGGGCCTGCTGATTGCAATCCCTACTGTCTGTTGCTTCCTTCCCATACGCCACCCCTGGGCACCAGGCGTGCGGATTACCGGGCTGTTGATCTTAACATCTCTGATGCTGTACGGTCTGGGCGACAAGTCACCCTCGGGTTTCCACACAGACGGGTTACTCACTGCCATGTCAGCCTGGCGTTGGGTGTTGCCGATCATAAGTGCTATCACCTGCGTCGTGCTCACTAGATCTCCGCAGGCACCGCTGTCTCATCGAGTTGGACTCTATTGCCTGACAATCTGCGCGGCTTGTTTCAGCTTAAACCAATATCCATTTGCCCAGCCTATCTACTTCTTCTTCTGTGTTCCGTTGGTGATCCTAGCTGCCGTCGCGCTCTCGCTCTTTGATCCATCGCTCCCAGAGACCACTGCCGCACCCGGTCCCCGAGCGATGGTACATACCGGAACCGGCGCCGTCATTGTCTTGGCCGCTTTCTGCCTTCTGCGTTTTGGCATCGATGGCACTTATGGAGAGTTCTTTGAGTCCGTGGGTCAACGAAGGCAGGTGTACCTGTCCGGCATTGCGGTTCCCGCGGTCTACGCCAGTGGGTACAACCGCCTTCGCGAGTTGGCAGACGAGGTTCTCAGCGAAGATCAGACAGTGCTCGCGGGGCCGGACTGCCCTCACATCTACTTCCTAACGGGAAGGAGAAATCCAACGCCCTACATGTATGATATTTTTGTGACCGACCCTGAGTACTTCAGCCAACTCATTGAGTTAGCTCACAGCGACCAGGTTGGAATGGTCATCATTAGCAGGGCCCCGGAATTCTCTCCGGTCTGGCCACAAGAGTTGGTCTTGAAAATTGCCGAAGCCTTCAGTTATGCCGAAGAGTTTGAGCGGTTCATTGTGTTGACCAAGCGCGCGCCCGCGTCGCGGCCGTGA
- a CDS encoding class I SAM-dependent methyltransferase codes for MDAGYVQVYRQLYNQHWWWRTRETAVLGAIREFHEPSPDDCVLDIGCGDGLFFDRLKDFGSVEGIEVDPLAVSETGPYRRQIHVGPFDDSFVTTRRYRLITMLDVLEHLDDPTAAAKLVRTLLTPDGLFVLTVPAFQTLWTGHDTMNQHRTRFTRATLRAVLDAAQLEIVASRYLFHWLAAAKLIIRGLECVRGPDQSPPKLPSPFINRLLGTLTTWELRRGKGLGLPFGSSLLMLARPAGAMGRNSN; via the coding sequence ATGGACGCGGGTTACGTGCAAGTCTATCGCCAGCTCTACAATCAGCACTGGTGGTGGCGGACTCGGGAGACAGCCGTCTTAGGGGCCATAAGGGAGTTTCACGAACCAAGTCCTGACGACTGTGTGTTGGACATCGGATGTGGTGATGGCCTGTTCTTCGATCGGCTGAAAGATTTCGGAAGCGTTGAAGGGATTGAGGTCGATCCGTTAGCCGTTTCCGAAACAGGACCATATCGCCGTCAAATCCATGTTGGCCCATTCGACGACTCATTCGTTACCACACGCCGGTACCGGCTCATTACGATGCTGGATGTTCTGGAGCACCTCGACGATCCAACCGCTGCGGCCAAGCTCGTACGCACGTTACTCACTCCTGACGGACTCTTCGTGCTGACCGTGCCTGCCTTTCAGACCCTATGGACCGGACACGATACGATGAATCAGCATCGAACGCGATTCACACGTGCGACGCTCCGGGCCGTCCTCGACGCGGCACAACTGGAGATCGTTGCATCCCGTTATCTCTTTCACTGGCTGGCCGCCGCGAAGCTGATAATCCGCGGACTGGAGTGCGTCCGGGGACCAGACCAGTCCCCGCCGAAACTGCCCTCTCCGTTTATAAATCGACTCCTGGGCACCCTTACCACTTGGGAGCTGCGCCGCGGAAAAGGTCTGGGATTACCCTTCGGAAGCTCTTTGCTCATGCTTGCGCGTCCCGCAGGCGCCATGGGAAGGAACTCAAATTGA
- a CDS encoding glycosyltransferase family 2 protein, translated as MTSDEPHTAIGRTPPRVSVAIPVYNEEALIQELMRRVLAVLDGLPGGPHQLVLVDDGSRDRTFACICAAAQHDRRILPVALSRNFGHQIALTAALDYADGDLVVMMDGDLQDRPEVIPDMLTLWRDGADVVYAVRTRRKETWLLKTCYQAFYRVIERLAHLKLPRDSGDFCLVSREVADVMRTTREQHRYLRGLRAWAGFRQEPLLVERDARSAGDSKYGFRQLFQLAFDGIFSFSTVPIRVATWLGLTTVALTLFLGLFWVVAWSLNYAPQGFTALATSIAFFGGVQLVFLGLIGEYVGRIYEEVKNRPLYVVRKSSETGASAWPDDTPPAIQGLSAFTKRI; from the coding sequence TTGACCTCGGATGAACCACACACGGCGATCGGGAGAACTCCCCCACGCGTCTCCGTAGCAATCCCTGTCTACAACGAAGAGGCCCTCATTCAGGAGCTCATGCGACGTGTTCTCGCCGTTCTTGACGGGCTTCCAGGCGGACCGCACCAATTGGTGCTTGTTGACGATGGCAGCCGAGACCGCACATTTGCCTGCATTTGCGCGGCAGCCCAGCACGACCGGCGAATTCTTCCGGTCGCTCTGTCACGCAATTTTGGACATCAGATCGCGCTCACGGCGGCACTCGACTATGCCGATGGCGACTTGGTGGTGATGATGGATGGCGACCTCCAGGATCGTCCGGAGGTCATTCCCGACATGCTCACCCTTTGGCGTGACGGCGCGGACGTGGTCTATGCTGTGCGAACCCGTCGAAAAGAAACGTGGCTCCTCAAGACATGCTACCAGGCTTTTTATCGCGTCATCGAGCGGCTTGCTCACCTCAAGTTGCCGCGCGACTCCGGCGATTTCTGCCTGGTCTCGCGTGAGGTGGCAGATGTCATGCGCACAACGAGGGAGCAACATCGCTATCTGCGTGGACTCCGCGCATGGGCAGGATTCAGACAGGAACCACTTCTTGTCGAACGTGATGCGCGCTCCGCTGGCGATTCGAAGTATGGCTTTCGCCAACTCTTTCAGCTGGCCTTTGACGGAATTTTCTCCTTCTCAACCGTACCAATTCGCGTGGCGACCTGGCTGGGGCTTACCACTGTTGCCCTGACACTGTTCCTGGGGCTGTTCTGGGTTGTGGCCTGGAGCCTGAACTACGCACCCCAGGGCTTCACCGCCCTCGCCACCTCAATTGCATTCTTCGGAGGAGTGCAACTCGTGTTCTTGGGACTCATCGGTGAGTATGTCGGTCGCATTTACGAGGAGGTAAAGAACCGTCCCCTGTACGTCGTGCGCAAGTCCAGCGAAACTGGTGCGTCCGCTTGGCCAGACGATACGCCACCTGCAATCCAAGGTCTATCTGCCTTCACAAAGAGGATTTAG
- a CDS encoding class I SAM-dependent methyltransferase, with translation MDLRSLLDHPMLYSAWQFPFVAQKVAPFLAVHDPMRTGRVLEIGCGPGTNASLFRQCDYVGVDLNPRYITTARKKHRGTFIQGDATSFVLEDSQPFDLVFCNSLFHHLDDAAVERTLARAASLLKPSGELHLLDLVLPDQPSVARFLARADRGDYPRSLSAWQALLSQHFVQDAFTPYPVKFLSITCWQMMYFRGRPL, from the coding sequence ATGGACCTGCGCTCACTGCTCGATCACCCGATGCTGTATTCTGCTTGGCAATTCCCGTTCGTAGCGCAGAAAGTCGCTCCATTCCTGGCTGTTCATGACCCCATGCGAACCGGTCGAGTGCTCGAAATCGGATGTGGGCCAGGTACGAACGCGTCTCTGTTCCGGCAATGCGACTATGTCGGCGTCGACCTCAATCCGCGGTACATAACTACCGCGCGAAAGAAACATCGTGGAACCTTTATCCAGGGCGATGCAACCTCCTTCGTACTTGAGGATTCTCAGCCGTTCGACCTCGTTTTCTGCAACAGCCTGTTCCACCACCTCGATGACGCAGCAGTCGAACGGACGCTCGCGCGTGCTGCTAGCCTCCTCAAGCCGAGCGGTGAACTCCACCTGCTTGACCTCGTTCTGCCAGATCAGCCAAGTGTTGCAAGATTTTTAGCGCGCGCGGACCGCGGCGACTATCCTCGTTCTTTGAGCGCATGGCAGGCCCTCTTGTCGCAACATTTCGTTCAAGACGCTTTCACCCCGTACCCTGTCAAATTCCTGAGTATCACATGCTGGCAAATGATGTATTTCAGAGGACGGCCGCTTTGA
- the lpxB gene encoding lipid-A-disaccharide synthase, translating to MHIFFSVGEPSGDQHAAHLIRALQHRDPGLKVSGLGGPAMEVAGCEVIYPLTNLAVMGIFRVLPLLTTFYKVFRQARAHLQKHRPDAVVLIDFPGFNWHIAKAAKSLGIPVYYFMPPQMWAWGGWRIHKLKRTVDHVISGLQFETEWYAQRNVPVTNVGHPFFDEIVHHPLDQSFVREWKPQAGRVVALLPGSRGHEVTHNWPRMLEAARMLHERFDDLTFYVANYKEKQRQWCSEEFVRTGGGLRMNFFVGRTPEIIDIADCALVVSGSVALELLARRTPYATFYSCSKLTHWIGRQIIHIPHFSLPNLMANRRIFPELLFVGEAPEAGRQMADAIAPWLADPQQMTMKLEELDALRRDVVQVGALTRTADLILRLTTDQAQTEQLSSAA from the coding sequence ATGCATATCTTCTTTTCCGTGGGCGAACCCAGTGGCGATCAGCATGCCGCTCACCTCATTCGCGCGCTCCAGCATCGTGATCCCGGCCTGAAAGTCAGTGGACTGGGCGGCCCAGCCATGGAAGTCGCTGGATGTGAAGTGATCTACCCTCTCACCAATCTGGCGGTGATGGGCATCTTCCGAGTCCTCCCACTCCTGACCACCTTCTACAAAGTGTTTCGCCAGGCACGAGCCCACCTGCAGAAGCACCGCCCGGATGCCGTCGTCCTCATCGATTTTCCCGGCTTCAACTGGCACATTGCCAAAGCGGCCAAGTCGCTAGGGATTCCCGTCTACTACTTCATGCCTCCCCAGATGTGGGCCTGGGGTGGTTGGCGAATTCACAAACTCAAACGTACGGTCGACCATGTAATTTCGGGTTTACAATTCGAGACCGAATGGTACGCCCAGCGAAATGTTCCCGTCACCAATGTGGGACACCCCTTCTTCGATGAGATTGTCCACCATCCACTGGATCAATCTTTTGTACGAGAATGGAAACCACAGGCCGGTCGCGTGGTCGCGTTGCTCCCCGGCTCGCGTGGCCATGAAGTCACCCATAACTGGCCCCGCATGCTCGAAGCGGCCCGTATGCTCCACGAGCGGTTTGACGATCTCACTTTTTATGTCGCCAATTACAAAGAGAAGCAGCGCCAATGGTGTAGTGAAGAGTTCGTGCGCACAGGCGGAGGATTACGCATGAACTTTTTCGTTGGCCGCACTCCCGAGATCATTGATATCGCCGATTGTGCCCTGGTTGTCTCAGGCTCAGTCGCTCTCGAACTTCTCGCCCGCCGCACTCCCTACGCCACGTTTTACTCCTGCAGTAAGCTGACACACTGGATTGGCCGCCAGATTATTCACATTCCGCACTTTTCACTCCCGAACCTGATGGCCAACCGGCGCATTTTCCCGGAACTGCTCTTTGTGGGAGAAGCCCCGGAAGCCGGCCGGCAGATGGCTGATGCCATTGCACCCTGGCTGGCCGATCCTCAGCAGATGACCATGAAGCTGGAAGAACTCGACGCCTTGAGGCGAGATGTTGTTCAAGTAGGAGCTTTGACTCGCACTGCCGATCTGATTCTCCGGCTCACCACAGATCAAGCCCAGACCGAACAGCTTTCATCCGCAGCATGA
- a CDS encoding DUF1552 domain-containing protein: MQTSSTRVLSRRHLLRGAGAMLALPLLDAMLPRTWGAPSQFKPWNRSHGPQPRMICCYIPNGVNILEWVPETTGKEYQFSKTLQVLEPHRADFTVLSGLGHPASQGGHSGADTWLTGANLQAVPGADYTNSVSMDQIVADLHGRHTRYGSLQLSDQSGTGSAGHSHTLSFDVNGTPLPAENSPQRLFERLFVPESVADKTATLRRLAEKKSILDSVREDAKRLEKTLGKRDRQKLDEYFTSIRTTEEQLSRMEAWIDRPKPEVPPTNLQLGSQPGNAHDRPMWIDVMLELAYLAFLTDTTRVITFEWSREAGGFGGGGENHHEYSHHGGDAGMLAKLGQIDRFHLSKLDRFMNLLKSTTEADSHMLDQTIIVYGSGMNSGKGGEHSPKNLPLLVAGGKKLGLKHGQHLAFNSDKHPPLSNVLLSLAQKMGVESDRFSDATGTLTGLV, from the coding sequence ATGCAGACATCCTCAACTCGAGTGTTATCCCGTCGGCATCTGTTGCGGGGAGCGGGAGCCATGCTGGCGCTGCCACTTCTGGACGCCATGCTCCCTAGAACGTGGGGAGCACCTTCGCAGTTCAAACCGTGGAATCGCTCGCATGGCCCACAGCCACGGATGATCTGCTGCTATATTCCGAATGGTGTGAATATCCTCGAATGGGTGCCCGAAACAACAGGGAAAGAGTACCAGTTTTCAAAGACTCTGCAGGTGCTGGAGCCTCATCGGGCTGATTTCACTGTCCTGTCGGGACTGGGGCATCCGGCTTCGCAAGGTGGGCATAGTGGAGCCGATACGTGGCTGACCGGGGCCAATCTGCAAGCGGTGCCGGGTGCCGATTATACGAATAGCGTGTCGATGGATCAGATCGTGGCGGATCTTCATGGGCGGCACACGCGCTACGGATCTTTGCAGCTCAGCGATCAATCGGGAACGGGGAGTGCAGGGCATAGTCATACACTTTCTTTTGATGTTAACGGGACGCCACTTCCAGCCGAGAATTCGCCCCAACGATTATTCGAGCGACTGTTTGTTCCAGAAAGTGTGGCTGACAAAACGGCGACGCTTCGTCGTCTGGCGGAGAAAAAGTCGATCCTCGACAGCGTGCGTGAGGATGCGAAACGGCTGGAAAAGACACTCGGGAAGCGTGATCGGCAGAAACTTGACGAGTATTTCACGAGTATCCGCACGACTGAAGAGCAGCTCAGTCGGATGGAAGCGTGGATTGATCGGCCCAAGCCGGAAGTTCCACCCACGAATCTGCAACTAGGGAGTCAACCGGGCAATGCCCATGATCGCCCGATGTGGATTGATGTGATGCTGGAGCTGGCTTATCTGGCTTTTCTGACCGATACCACGCGAGTCATCACCTTCGAATGGTCGCGCGAGGCGGGTGGATTTGGCGGTGGCGGTGAGAATCATCACGAGTATTCGCATCATGGTGGCGATGCCGGGATGCTGGCCAAGCTGGGGCAGATTGATCGCTTTCATTTGTCGAAGCTCGACCGCTTTATGAATCTGCTCAAATCGACGACGGAGGCCGACAGCCACATGCTTGACCAGACGATCATTGTTTATGGCAGTGGTATGAATTCCGGCAAAGGGGGCGAGCACTCACCGAAGAACCTGCCTCTGCTGGTGGCTGGTGGCAAGAAGCTGGGCCTGAAGCATGGACAGCATCTGGCGTTTAATTCTGATAAGCATCCTCCGTTGTCGAACGTGCTGCTTTCGCTGGCTCAGAAAATGGGTGTGGAATCGGACCGTTTTTCGGATGCCACGGGTACGCTGACAGGTCTGGTCTAA
- a CDS encoding DUF1559 domain-containing protein, translating to MVIRKSERTVQPARNGFTLIELLVVIAIIAILIALLLPAVQQAREAARRTACRNNLKNLALAMHNYHDNSNTFVFAWDTLEGSWTNQILPQIEQTALFNTIIRAEGDPGNWNNSNCVANMAASGANIPIFRCPSMAVASNIDSESIPGRGVLSYGVCSGSNVYADQDSELTTVGAPTGAVSHENASAPDGMCYGVSSVRIRDVIDGTSNTIMVGEFYTNPSGGRNGVAFDHWIISIPQSGGWAPGNTSGSEFSECTGSAAVKINAALDLTVRGEAAQIGFGSWHTGGAFFAMGDGSVKFISENIDITTYRALGSRGGRETVGEY from the coding sequence ATGGTCATTCGTAAGTCGGAACGTACCGTCCAACCTGCCAGAAATGGCTTTACACTCATCGAGTTGCTCGTCGTTATTGCGATTATCGCGATCCTCATTGCCCTTTTGCTGCCCGCTGTGCAACAGGCACGAGAGGCCGCTCGCAGGACAGCTTGCCGCAACAATCTGAAAAACCTCGCTCTGGCGATGCATAACTATCACGACAACTCGAATACGTTTGTTTTTGCCTGGGATACTCTGGAAGGCAGTTGGACCAATCAGATCCTCCCTCAGATTGAACAGACAGCTCTATTCAACACGATCATTCGAGCCGAAGGCGATCCCGGTAACTGGAATAACAGTAACTGCGTCGCAAACATGGCTGCTTCCGGTGCCAATATCCCCATCTTCCGCTGCCCCAGTATGGCTGTCGCCAGCAATATCGATAGCGAATCGATTCCTGGTCGCGGGGTTTTAAGCTACGGAGTCTGCTCGGGCAGCAACGTCTACGCCGATCAGGATTCCGAATTAACAACTGTTGGTGCGCCCACCGGTGCGGTCTCTCACGAAAATGCTTCCGCCCCGGACGGGATGTGCTATGGAGTCAGTTCTGTCCGCATTCGCGATGTTATCGATGGAACATCGAACACCATTATGGTTGGTGAGTTCTACACCAATCCCTCAGGCGGCCGGAATGGTGTTGCTTTTGATCACTGGATCATCTCCATCCCCCAATCAGGTGGTTGGGCTCCCGGCAACACGAGTGGATCAGAGTTTTCAGAATGCACAGGCTCGGCTGCAGTCAAAATCAATGCAGCTCTCGACCTGACTGTCCGTGGTGAAGCCGCTCAGATCGGATTTGGCAGCTGGCACACAGGTGGTGCGTTCTTTGCCATGGGCGATGGTTCGGTGAAGTTCATTTCCGAGAACATCGACATCACCACCTACCGCGCTCTCGGTTCACGAGGTGGTCGCGAAACAGTAGGCGAATACTAG
- a CDS encoding carboxypeptidase regulatory-like domain-containing protein — protein sequence MFEWAPVIGRVTLDGTPLPNAMVTFSEAGYSSSWGITDSDGRYELIFDQKQKGAAIGKKSVVIRTVFSPPEISGYTPPPVVEGAPEPVEKLLPIYHNKTTLTADVVAGPNEVNFELYSTPQGQY from the coding sequence ATGTTTGAGTGGGCACCGGTCATAGGCCGCGTCACTCTCGATGGCACACCGCTCCCCAACGCCATGGTCACATTCTCCGAAGCAGGCTATAGCAGCTCCTGGGGCATCACCGATAGCGACGGTCGATATGAACTGATTTTCGACCAGAAGCAGAAGGGGGCGGCCATCGGTAAGAAATCTGTCGTGATTCGAACCGTCTTCAGTCCACCCGAAATCTCTGGGTACACACCTCCTCCTGTCGTTGAAGGTGCACCAGAACCTGTCGAAAAGCTTCTCCCCATCTACCATAACAAAACGACATTAACTGCGGATGTCGTGGCTGGTCCGAATGAAGTCAACTTCGAACTCTATTCAACTCCCCAGGGGCAGTATTAA
- a CDS encoding DUF1559 domain-containing protein, with amino-acid sequence MPKLTINQQKNRSAGFTLIELLVVIAIIAILIALLLPAVQQAREAARRTACRNNMKNLALAMHNYHDQHGTFVFAFDSLEGSWSSQILPQIDQAPLFSTIIRAEGNPGNWNTSSPANNAAGGASIPVMFCPSTAMSPQLTNESIPNRGVASYGVCGGGNVFTDNASELASLPVPAGAKALSDNDLDGIFWGCSSVRIRDVIDGTSNTVMLGEFYTNMNGRDGQAFDHWIICVPQSGNWAPSSTTGGTEFSECIGGTGSKINGWLDLTVPGQFAEAGFGSYHTGGAFFAMADGSVRFISENIDLTTYRAIGSRAGRETVGEY; translated from the coding sequence GTGCCGAAGTTGACTATAAATCAACAGAAGAACCGTTCAGCAGGCTTCACACTTATCGAGCTGCTGGTGGTGATCGCCATCATTGCGATTCTCATCGCCCTTCTCTTACCCGCTGTTCAGCAGGCACGGGAAGCAGCCCGCCGGACGGCTTGCCGGAACAACATGAAGAACCTGGCCTTAGCCATGCACAACTACCATGACCAGCATGGGACCTTCGTCTTTGCCTTCGACTCACTCGAAGGGAGTTGGTCGAGCCAGATTCTGCCGCAAATCGACCAGGCACCTCTGTTCAGCACGATCATCCGCGCCGAAGGAAACCCAGGGAACTGGAACACCAGCAGCCCTGCCAATAACGCTGCTGGCGGAGCCTCAATTCCCGTCATGTTCTGTCCCAGCACAGCCATGTCACCTCAGTTAACCAATGAGAGTATCCCCAATCGCGGCGTTGCCAGCTACGGAGTCTGCGGCGGCGGTAATGTCTTCACAGACAATGCCAGCGAACTGGCCTCACTCCCCGTCCCGGCCGGTGCCAAGGCCCTCTCAGATAATGATCTCGACGGGATCTTCTGGGGTTGCAGTTCCGTCCGTATTCGCGACGTCATCGACGGCACTTCTAACACGGTCATGCTGGGAGAATTTTATACCAACATGAACGGTCGTGATGGCCAGGCGTTCGATCACTGGATCATCTGCGTCCCCCAATCCGGCAACTGGGCACCATCGAGTACCACTGGCGGCACGGAATTCAGTGAATGTATCGGTGGAACTGGCTCCAAAATCAACGGCTGGCTCGACCTGACAGTCCCCGGTCAATTTGCCGAAGCCGGCTTTGGCAGCTATCACACGGGCGGAGCTTTCTTCGCGATGGCCGATGGCTCTGTTAGATTCATCTCCGAAAACATCGACCTCACAACATACCGAGCCATCGGCTCACGAGCCGGCCGCGAAACAGTTGGCGAATACTAG